Within Anolis sagrei isolate rAnoSag1 chromosome 3, rAnoSag1.mat, whole genome shotgun sequence, the genomic segment tctgtatatatttttgaTGGGCATTACTATCAATAAATCCCCAAGTTACTCAGAGGAAAAACTTTCAGGAAAGCAAGATCCCCAAACAACATATTGCGTTCTTAAACAAAAGATGCCACACAAACAAATTCATTATCGTAACATTTTACACTTACAGGAAAAGGCTCTAATCCCTCTTGGATCACAAACCCCTCGATAACATGAGTCAGGATTTGGGGCTTAACAATTGCCTGTGGAAGTTTGCTTTCTGCGCTGGGGTTCCTGTGAGATGCTGGTGTGCAGTTACTCCTTGTTGAAATCGCTGGAAGCAAAAGAGGCGGCTGTGCAATAGAGGCATGAGAAGGGTCTGATGAGGACTTGATAACAGAAGCACTAACCGACGATGCCATTGAGGGATGTCCCTCTTGTTCTGTAAGAAAAAAAGTGTAATGCTCAAATGTCTTCACAGTTATAGGGAGCAGTACTTGTTTTCACAACTTTGCCTCTGAAGAATTCTCTTACTAGTATTTGTTCCTTCAATTGACAAACAATCAAGGTATCTGAGTATTTGTCTAGTACACTCCCAAGCTTTGTGTTATCACAGACAAAGGGCAATGTGGGAAATTATTTTGATTCATTTTAAGCTGCAAAAATGTGATTTACTAGGATAGTTTTTAAAGCCAGTATAGTTTCAGTAGCAAGGGATTTGTTGGTGGAACGAATACTGAATGTTGAGCATCTCCATATGCTACAATCACCTTAATTTCTTGCCTGATCAGTTTTTCAAGCCCTTTAAGTACTGTTGCTACACTAAGTTCTGTGATTTTAATAGATAGAAGACAAAGTACTCATTCCAATTGGTGTACATTCCTTTAACTAAGAAAAAAGTAGCAGCCTTTTTCTGTACTCCTGTtccttttatataattttatattggtATGTAAACGCATCGGGttgtgcagtgtgttaaaccactagctgctgaacttgctgactaaaaggtttgcagttcaaatctggggagcagggtgagctcctgctcttagcctcagcttctgccaacctagcagttcaaaaacatgcaaatgtgagtagatcaacaggtactttttctgtgggaagataacagcactccatgcagtcatgctggccacatgaccttggaggtgtcaatggacaatgctggctcttcggcttagaaactgagatgagcaccagttgtgagttggacacaactacacttaaagtcaggggaagcctttgcctttactTATGTAAACACAATGGCTCCTCTATTAATGACATAGGGAACATGATTGGTGCTACAGTTTTCATAGTGATTGGGGTTCATATACACTGTCaatatagtgcagtttgacacctctctAACCAttgtggcttaatgctatggcatcataggagctgtagtttcacagcATTTTTAGCTTTCCctggcaaagagtgctgatgtAATGCAATTGCACTTTTAGACGAGAAGCCTTGGttatcagtgggttgctgtgagtttttcgggctatatggccatgttccagtagccttGGGCATCAATTGCGAAGATTTGGTTTGACTTTGTTGACTTGATGATTAGACATCCCTGATGCACTGCAGGCaaggaaacacctctgtacttaaccatTACACCCCAGtccaagttaaatcagcaaagTCATATAAAAAGCACTGttacaaaaatagtaaaaacttcaaGGTCTATACGTATAAAGTAGTCCGCAAGGTTTAAGGGTAATCCAAAATGCCAAAGCAACAGGACATCCAGCACAGGAATACAAAAAAACCAGGCAGTACAAAGCAGCATATAATCCAATACAAAAATCTAGgaacaatccttcaaacttggaagcatgaaacaggagcaAATAGATGGAACTAGAATTCCCTAAGAAAGCTTGAGTAGGACTTGGCAAGATCTGTTGCTGAATTACCAACGTTAACCAGACTGCCTGGAAAATCCTCCTGGCCTCTCTAATATACACATGAAATCATGGCCTTCTGCCATGACTTCTCTTCTCTAACAAGCACTGTGAACTTCAGAGATTCTGTTGAGTAGCACGAAGTTTACAAAAACTGAGTCTCTTATCAACCAGCTCATTATTTTGCAACTAATTATTCTCTCCACCTGGGATTTTAGCCTCTGAACTTGTTTTCCTAGAGAACAACTCTTCTGCACCATCTCAACACTTCTCTGAAATGTGACCTTCACTAATTGCTGAAGACAAAGACTGatcattttcaggacttaaaatctcatgctggCTCACAGGCCCAGTATTCCCATGATCCACTTCCCATTTACATTGGTATCAGCCGCAACCATGGGCTGAACTACAGCAATCCCCTTCTCTGTCTATGAATCCATTTTATCTTGTGCTTTTAAGATGATGCAGTTATCTAATACAATGAGGTCAGATGTGCTCTGTTCCCTGCAGTGTAATCTGTCCTAGTCCTTCAAGGCAAAAAGAGTGATGCCCTTAACAACTTAAGTAATTTGCTGAACACCAAAAACAATTCAGTTGGGTCAGACTTTCTCTTTACCTTGCAGCACAGCCTTCAGGCCttaagggttttaaaaaaagaggagtaGGAAACAGAAATCTTCCAAAGCATCTATGTATTTTAACACTCCTTACCTGAAAAAGACTCATCATAGTTAAGATCCTCTCTGGTTATAGCTGGTGGTGACAAGGTGGGTGGAGTGGGAGTCCTAGCCATGCGGCCACAGTCTGATTCTTCTGGAATATCTTCATCACACATGCCTTCTACTTGATATATCTGCATTGAATAAGGGAATACTTTTAAAGGCAGGATCTGTTAATAATTTGGACATATCTAAATATATGTGTGCTGAATTTTCTTGCGTAGCATTGATTCTTGGGATAGGAGATTCACCATGAGACTTTGTTATAATAGGTGTAATGCCAAGGTGTATGTCGAATAAATataatttgacatcactttaactgccatggctcaatgctatggaatgatgggagttgtcattttacaaggtctttagcttaaAAATGCTGGTGCTTTACTAAAGtataaatcccaggtttccaaaacactgagccatggcagttaaaaaggtATCAATCTGCAGTCATTCtcaagtcgcctgtgggctgaaaggggcggtatataaatatagcaaatacataaataaattcttcATCATCCTCAGTCACAATTCCATTCATTAAATCCTGAAACATCAGGTTGTCACTACTCAGCACTAATACACTCCAAAACCAACTGGATATCAGTGACTGGCAACAAACTCATTTGGGTCTTCAATCTTTTGCATGGTTTTAAGAGATCACAAGATTTAATAAAGTGTTAACACATTTTAGAGCAATGTATTTCTGATTTACATCTTCTACCTGTACAACTATACTATACTGATTGAAGTTTTCATTGTGACAGCTTTATATTGTATCGTCTTTGCAGACagtctattctctcacaccagaaaaaaTGACATGGTGGTCAGAATTCATTTTAAGAAAATCAAATGAAATCTAAGAAGAAACAGATTAGTGTTTTATCTAAGCTTTACAACTAGAAACGAAATTACCAAAGGCTTACCACTGGTGTCTCTACAGGTACTGCTTGCTGTACTTGAAGATTTACTGCAACCGTTTGGGGAGGCGGAAGAGTCTGAAATGGCAGCTGCACCAAAGCTTCAGcggcaggaagttcttcttcagaAACCAATGTATTTTGCACCAAAACCTGACCCTGGGACAACATTTCAGGCTGTACTTGCAGGGACTGCACAGGAGGAAGGGGGAGTGGCTGGCTGTGCATGGGGGATGTGGACAGCTGCGGAGAAGATGCAACTGGAATTGGCGTTGGCTGTAAAGCCGGATACTGGGGATGGGACGTCGGAGATGATATCTGTTGTCCTGCAGACATTATGGAAGGCGGCTCTGCTGATCCAGAGTGTACGGCTGGGGAAGATGGGAGCTGCGGTGGATGATTATCAGACTGTGACATCGGTTCTGTTGGGCTGCCGTCAGCCTGTGCTGGACTATGCTGCGAATGAAGCCCCGATGAGGCCAAGTGATGCGACTGTGACTGAATAAGAGCTTGGGGGTGGATGATGATATTTGGCGACTGGCTGGGCGAAGGAGGTGGTGCGGGCGACACGACCACAGATTGCTGGGAGGACTGGGATGGAGtaggagaaggtggaggaggcAGCGGGGGGTGGATGTGGGGAGGCGGGCCATGCTGTAATGAGGCACTGCTGGGAGCAGGAGGGAGGGCATGGCTCTGGAGTGGCGGCACACCGTGTTGTTGCGATGAAGAATTTTCCTGCCCAGGAGGAAGCTGGAGCGATATTGGTTGAACTTGCTGCTGCTGGAAGATCAGCTGATGGTGAGAAATCTTTGAAGGTGGAGAATGAAGAGAGGACTGCTGATGCTTTAATAAGGAGTGGGTTTGAATTGGAGAATATGAAGCTGTGcaacaaaaaagggaaaatgagaattaatattaatttccaaaagaataataataatcattatgtTATTATCTTATAAATAATAGAAGTAATAAtaaactgggatctgcacacattatttgctgatacatcacacagtcctagacacttggaaagtgttcgataagtgatccaatacaatagccagcatagtgatcttgtttgctgtgtactaatcttgttgtgcttgaaataataataataataataataataatcatcatcatcatcatcattgcggagcccccggtggtgcagtgggttaaacccttgtgctggcaggactgaagaccgacaggttgcaggttcaaatctggggagagcatggatgagctccctctatcagctccagctcctcgtgcagggacatgagagaagcctcccacaaggatgataaaacatgaaaacatccgggtgttccctggccaacgtccttgcagacggccaattctctcacaccagaaagcgacttgcagtttctcaagttgctcctgacacgacaaaaaaaaaaaaatcatcattgcCCGCTATTAAAATGAAATCTCAGGGCACTCCACCTAATCAAATCCAATTGCTTGCAGATATGAGTGGAGTTTTCAGATAATGTATGTTGTAATGGAAAAGCAACAAACTATAATTCTTGGACTTGTTTAATAAATACAGGTAAACCAGACCTTCAGTGATATAAGagagaatttaaaaaaataaataaaaacacaccaGAATACTGGCAGGTAACACCTACTCTTTCCCATGATTCAGACTGAAATATTTCCCATCTACCTCAGGGAGAATTAGACCAAATATATACTTGCAAAAAACCTCCTTGAATTTGAGTTGGTCTTATTATTTTACCTGGTGCTATGAGTTGGTGAATGTTTGATGTACGAGTAACAGCCGGACTCCGAGGCTCTGCAGTTGGGCTGTctcctttccttttgctttctgaAGGATCTGACTGGCTGGCTTTGGTACTGGTTATAGGTTTATTAGGACACACACCCAGGGCCTGAACTTGGCTGCTGGTTTTTGAAGAGCCATTCTGTGAACTAGACAATGCACCCAACTTCTGGCTGCGCACTGTCAAATTCTGGACCTGAGTAAAGCAAGAAAAATAGAGTAAAaccttttttaaatttttttgtaaaataaagcAATACATTTACAATACAGCAGAC encodes:
- the PHC3 gene encoding polyhomeotic-like protein 3 isoform X4 → MENELSTTTSSTSTTTIATTSSPSRTQPPQISVYSGSDRHAVQVIQQALHRPPSSAAQYLQQMYAAQQQHLMLQTAALQQQHLSSTQFQSLASVPQANLSGGRQCSSPNGSVTQQSSMSETSINLSTSPTPAQLISRSQASNTSSSSLTQQTMLLGSTSPTLTASQAQMYLRAQMLIFTPATTVAAVQSDIPVVSSSSSFPCQSAATQVQNLTVRSQKLGALSSSQNGSSKTSSQVQALGVCPNKPITSTKASQSDPSESKRKGDSPTAEPRSPAVTRTSNIHQLIAPASYSPIQTHSLLKHQQSSLHSPPSKISHHQLIFQQQQVQPISLQLPPGQENSSSQQHGVPPLQSHALPPAPSSASLQHGPPPHIHPPLPPPPSPTPSQSSQQSVVVSPAPPPSPSQSPNIIIHPQALIQSQSHHLASSGLHSQHSPAQADGSPTEPMSQSDNHPPQLPSSPAVHSGSAEPPSIMSAGQQISSPTSHPQYPALQPTPIPVASSPQLSTSPMHSQPLPLPPVQSLQVQPEMLSQGQVLVQNTLVSEEELPAAEALVQLPFQTLPPPQTVAVNLQVQQAVPVETPVIYQVEGMCDEDIPEESDCGRMARTPTPPTLSPPAITREDLNYDESFSEQEGHPSMASSVSASVIKSSSDPSHASIAQPPLLLPAISTRSNCTPASHRNPSAESKLPQAIVKPQILTHVIEGFVIQEGLEPFPVSCSSLMVDQPAKKRALVEGQVMNVMCVEPELQNNAKHADNSSDTELEDIADEGLDEMETDVLKCEFCGKMGYANKFLRSRRFCTMSCAKRYSVLYNVSCSKKCGLYSADKSSRWNRNSESQSLGRRGRRPGSCDGAPREPFHRQKKTWLLKKTVCRLP
- the PHC3 gene encoding polyhomeotic-like protein 3 isoform X3; protein product: MENELSTTTSSTSTTTIATTSSPSRTQPPQISVYSGSDRHAVQANLSGGRQCSSPNGSVTQQSSMSETSINLSTSPTPAQLISRSQASNTSSSSLTQQTMLLGSTSPTLTASQAQMYLRAQMLIFTPATTVAAVQSDIPVVSSSSSFPCQSAATQVQNLTVRSQKLGALSSSQNGSSKTSSQVQALGVCPNKPITSTKASQSDPSESKRKGDSPTAEPRSPAVTRTSNIHQLIAPASYSPIQTHSLLKHQQSSLHSPPSKISHHQLIFQQQQVQPISLQLPPGQENSSSQQHGVPPLQSHALPPAPSSASLQHGPPPHIHPPLPPPPSPTPSQSSQQSVVVSPAPPPSPSQSPNIIIHPQALIQSQSHHLASSGLHSQHSPAQADGSPTEPMSQSDNHPPQLPSSPAVHSGSAEPPSIMSAGQQISSPTSHPQYPALQPTPIPVASSPQLSTSPMHSQPLPLPPVQSLQVQPEMLSQGQVLVQNTLVSEEELPAAEALVQLPFQTLPPPQTVAVNLQVQQAVPVETPVIYQVEGMCDEDIPEESDCGRMARTPTPPTLSPPAITREDLNYDESFSEQEGHPSMASSVSASVIKSSSDPSHASIAQPPLLLPAISTRSNCTPASHRNPSAESKLPQAIVKPQILTHVIEGFVIQEGLEPFPVSCSSLMVDQPAKKRALVEGQVMNVMCVEPELQNNAKHADNSSDTELEDIADEGLDEMETDVLKCEFCGKMGYANKFLRSRRFCTMSCAKRYSVLYNVSCSKKCGLYSADKSSRWNRNSESQSLGRRGRRPGSCDGAPREPFHRQLPITYPSAEEDLASQEDSVPVAMTTRLRRQSERERERELRELRIRKTPDSMDLLPVVQSDPSIWSVEDVWAFIRTLPGCQDIADEFRAQEIDGQALLLLKEDHLMSAMNIKLGPALKICARINSLKES
- the PHC3 gene encoding polyhomeotic-like protein 3 isoform X1, giving the protein MENELSTTTSSTSTTTIATTSSPSRTQPPQISVYSGSDRHAVQVIQQALHRPPSSAAQYLQQMYAAQQQHLMLQTAALQQQHLSSTQFQSLASVPQANLSGGRQCSSPNGSVTQQSSMSETSINLSTSPTPAQLISRSQASNTSSSSLTQQTMLLGSTSPTLTASQAQMYLRAQMLIFTPATTVAAVQSDIPVVSSSSSFPCQSAATQVQNLTVRSQKLGALSSSQNGSSKTSSQVQALGVCPNKPITSTKASQSDPSESKRKGDSPTAEPRSPAVTRTSNIHQLIAPASYSPIQTHSLLKHQQSSLHSPPSKISHHQLIFQQQQVQPISLQLPPGQENSSSQQHGVPPLQSHALPPAPSSASLQHGPPPHIHPPLPPPPSPTPSQSSQQSVVVSPAPPPSPSQSPNIIIHPQALIQSQSHHLASSGLHSQHSPAQADGSPTEPMSQSDNHPPQLPSSPAVHSGSAEPPSIMSAGQQISSPTSHPQYPALQPTPIPVASSPQLSTSPMHSQPLPLPPVQSLQVQPEMLSQGQVLVQNTLVSEEELPAAEALVQLPFQTLPPPQTVAVNLQVQQAVPVETPVIYQVEGMCDEDIPEESDCGRMARTPTPPTLSPPAITREDLNYDESFSEQEGHPSMASSVSASVIKSSSDPSHASIAQPPLLLPAISTRSNCTPASHRNPSAESKLPQAIVKPQILTHVIEGFVIQEGLEPFPVSCSSLMVDQPAKKRALVEGQVMNVMCVEPELQNNAKHADNSSDTELEDIADEGLDEMETDVLKCEFCGKMGYANKFLRSRRFCTMSCAKRYSVLYNVSCSKKCGLYSADKSSRWNRNSESQSLGRRGRRPGSCDGAPREPFHRQLPITYPSAEEDLASQEDSVPVAMTTRLRRQSERERERELRELRIRKTPDSMDLLPVVQSDPSIWSVEDVWAFIRTLPGCQDIADEFRAQEIDGQALLLLKEDHLMSAMNIKLGPALKICARINSLKES
- the PHC3 gene encoding polyhomeotic-like protein 3 isoform X2 — protein: MENELSTTTSSTSTTTIATTSSPSRTQPPQISVYSGSDRHAVQVIQQALHRPPSSAAQYLQQMYAAQQQHLMLQTAALQQQHLSSTQFQSLASVPQANLSGGRQCSSPNGSVTQQSSMSETSINLSTSPTPAQLISRSQASNTSSSSLTQQTMLLGSTSPTLTASQAQMYLRAQMVQNLTVRSQKLGALSSSQNGSSKTSSQVQALGVCPNKPITSTKASQSDPSESKRKGDSPTAEPRSPAVTRTSNIHQLIAPASYSPIQTHSLLKHQQSSLHSPPSKISHHQLIFQQQQVQPISLQLPPGQENSSSQQHGVPPLQSHALPPAPSSASLQHGPPPHIHPPLPPPPSPTPSQSSQQSVVVSPAPPPSPSQSPNIIIHPQALIQSQSHHLASSGLHSQHSPAQADGSPTEPMSQSDNHPPQLPSSPAVHSGSAEPPSIMSAGQQISSPTSHPQYPALQPTPIPVASSPQLSTSPMHSQPLPLPPVQSLQVQPEMLSQGQVLVQNTLVSEEELPAAEALVQLPFQTLPPPQTVAVNLQVQQAVPVETPVIYQVEGMCDEDIPEESDCGRMARTPTPPTLSPPAITREDLNYDESFSEQEGHPSMASSVSASVIKSSSDPSHASIAQPPLLLPAISTRSNCTPASHRNPSAESKLPQAIVKPQILTHVIEGFVIQEGLEPFPVSCSSLMVDQPAKKRALVEGQVMNVMCVEPELQNNAKHADNSSDTELEDIADEGLDEMETDVLKCEFCGKMGYANKFLRSRRFCTMSCAKRYSVLYNVSCSKKCGLYSADKSSRWNRNSESQSLGRRGRRPGSCDGAPREPFHRQLPITYPSAEEDLASQEDSVPVAMTTRLRRQSERERERELRELRIRKTPDSMDLLPVVQSDPSIWSVEDVWAFIRTLPGCQDIADEFRAQEIDGQALLLLKEDHLMSAMNIKLGPALKICARINSLKES